One part of the Coprobacter tertius genome encodes these proteins:
- a CDS encoding T9SS type A sorting domain-containing protein yields MKTKLLSFLLITGCIAVQAQENKILNGGFEIGELQPNPNSVTHNYEWYSVVKNTDSPQEGTLGYSSESSREGLQSLKFTCNYNLNDRYSMYVAQSGLALEKKIYTVTLFAKSDKEVQLAIQFYGYEGDTQKLSNDRSITISGDNNWHSYSIDADMNSLGTNWDYDKPIDIRIALAKQDLSGSPVNVYVDDVYVKEKTNEFWVKLGNYSFEGDGSTTTSIPGWGVSKPIQNKFQIISDDVIQGNNAFKSIPEEDGGYIELYPNAANTPIPKDKKIRVTFYAKSATTNPILQPFFFVMNKGAGMGKNANNLLSLSNRWEKYSVIYNFDDPDYNADQPSRLRFALSPQDTYLDFITIDEVSNSRYITPEITGLPSTLSLDKNQEGIIQPDIISTDYIFCKATSPDTNLTIEKYGRTGFKVSSAKDGIYTLNITYTDNITKTNFVVEITVGNGENIENNSNTDHLVYSDKGNIIIKGEKETVSIYDINGSLIDTRIISNGVEIISVPTPGIYLVRISEKTYKVFVN; encoded by the coding sequence ATGAAAACAAAACTACTCTCTTTTTTATTAATCACCGGCTGTATTGCCGTACAAGCTCAGGAAAACAAAATTCTGAACGGTGGATTCGAAATCGGAGAACTTCAGCCCAATCCTAATAGCGTTACCCACAATTACGAATGGTATTCAGTGGTTAAAAATACCGATTCCCCCCAGGAAGGAACACTTGGGTATTCGTCCGAATCATCGCGGGAAGGTCTCCAGTCATTAAAATTCACCTGCAATTATAATCTCAATGACCGCTATTCGATGTATGTCGCTCAATCCGGCCTTGCACTCGAGAAAAAAATATATACTGTAACCCTGTTCGCAAAATCAGATAAAGAAGTACAACTTGCCATACAATTCTATGGGTACGAAGGCGATACTCAAAAATTATCGAATGACCGATCGATCACAATAAGCGGAGACAACAACTGGCATTCTTATTCTATCGATGCCGACATGAATAGCTTAGGTACCAATTGGGATTATGATAAACCGATCGATATAAGGATCGCACTGGCAAAACAAGATTTATCAGGTAGTCCTGTCAATGTATATGTCGACGACGTTTACGTAAAAGAAAAGACAAACGAATTTTGGGTAAAATTAGGAAATTACAGTTTCGAAGGAGATGGCTCTACCACCACATCCATACCGGGCTGGGGTGTAAGCAAACCTATACAGAACAAATTTCAAATTATATCCGACGATGTCATTCAAGGAAACAACGCATTCAAATCTATTCCTGAAGAAGATGGTGGCTATATCGAATTGTATCCCAATGCTGCCAATACTCCCATTCCTAAAGATAAAAAAATACGGGTAACTTTCTATGCAAAATCAGCAACAACCAACCCAATATTACAACCATTCTTTTTTGTCATGAACAAAGGCGCAGGCATGGGAAAAAACGCAAATAATTTACTATCGCTAAGTAACCGATGGGAAAAATACAGCGTTATATATAATTTCGACGATCCCGATTACAATGCCGACCAACCCTCGAGATTACGCTTCGCGCTTTCTCCCCAAGATACCTATCTCGATTTTATTACTATCGATGAAGTTTCAAACAGCCGATATATTACTCCCGAGATTACAGGATTACCTTCTACACTGAGTCTCGATAAAAATCAAGAAGGAATAATTCAACCGGATATTATCTCGACCGATTATATATTTTGTAAAGCGACCAGCCCGGATACGAATCTTACCATCGAAAAATATGGACGTACCGGTTTTAAAGTATCGAGTGCGAAAGATGGGATATATACACTTAATATAACTTACACCGATAATATTACGAAAACAAACTTTGTTGTAGAAATAACCGTCGGCAATGGAGAAAATATCGAGAATAACTCGAACACCGACCATCTTGTATACAGCGATAAAGGCAATATCATCATTAAGGGGGAAAAAGAAACAGTTTCTATTTACGATATTAACGGTTCTTTAATCGATACACGGATAATTTCAAACGGGGTAGAAATAATTTCCGTACCGACTCCGGGAATCTATCTGGTTCGTATTTCTGAGAAGACCTATAAAGTCTTTGTAAATTAA
- a CDS encoding endonuclease, protein MNKLYSRLFSTAFLLFLVLVSYAQIPSGYYYPAYGKKGAELKTALHLIIREAHMLAYGAGPGATWDGFSHTDRRDDGSVYDMYSDIHREFDGTNGVNGMHIEHSLPNSWWGGIHNNAFNDLHHLYPADATINISKSNNPLGIVTGKPLQDNGVSKTGKNGFGTVYTGNCFEPADEYKGDFARSYLYMVTAYEDFAPIWNSPMIIPNSTYPVWEKWAIDLLMSWDKKDIVSDKELKRTEEVYKIQGNRNPFIDYPELVDYIWGDKTDQVFPFPEITEPTIITPRTGKEIDFGLLLKGNSKQLSLDIQALCLTSPLHLEWKNATERLSLSKNEIPVNEASAGTSVVITYSAVEDGYNTDTLLISSDGIATPVMVKIQSGCSSDFMVLPVEKISATDATLTWMNHPEATQYSVDVYQGNLQSGDLMISSYIEGSSNNKAIEIYNGTGEDVNLSKYSLRKQTNGDGEFLAEYKMTGILADGQSYLLVAANCSNEALLSQSDVLVPSTNSSPLSFNGNDAVGLYHNGILIDMVGIVDGGNDNYWGQDVTLTRKQEITMPSIKYIESEWDSYPVDYFDAIGTHKITFDQDQHFILQGSKSVSNQINIKNLEPLQQYSFKVSAITPSGNILSENSVRFTTSPLSAPEALEATGIASDSFKANWDPTPETDEYRIDLFTLTGNGEKTDEYDFNTVVNGKPLPEGWTGTVSGSYTSTTNSGKSPNSLGFKNDTEYIQSTEYASPISKLSFFYGFVSAGEGSHFTVELLKNNAWTLVETVQYETGKKTWEQSFTEEENVKAFRITYYKTKGNFFIDDVSVTYGNSQLNYIVEKLPVTGNNYSFTGLNEKTTYYYRVFAASGDLLSEASETISVTTTDASGIETDILGNSVIYTYGGNIIIDGLQGNEHITIFNLSGNLITNISAGNIQVKYTVNTPGIYLVRIQSGKQCITRKVAISGIN, encoded by the coding sequence TATCCGGCCTACGGAAAAAAAGGAGCCGAACTTAAAACAGCTCTGCATCTGATCATACGGGAAGCTCATATGCTTGCATACGGAGCCGGTCCCGGAGCGACATGGGACGGTTTCTCTCATACCGACCGTAGAGATGACGGATCGGTTTACGACATGTATTCCGACATACATAGGGAATTCGATGGGACTAATGGTGTTAATGGTATGCATATAGAACATTCTTTACCAAATAGCTGGTGGGGAGGTATACACAATAATGCCTTCAACGACTTACACCATTTATATCCGGCAGACGCAACGATAAACATTTCTAAAAGTAACAATCCTCTTGGTATCGTCACCGGAAAACCATTACAAGATAACGGGGTAAGTAAAACCGGAAAAAATGGATTTGGAACTGTATATACCGGTAATTGTTTCGAACCGGCCGATGAATACAAAGGAGATTTTGCACGTTCGTACCTTTATATGGTCACAGCTTATGAAGATTTCGCTCCGATTTGGAACAGTCCCATGATAATTCCGAACAGTACCTATCCGGTATGGGAAAAATGGGCGATCGATTTACTGATGAGTTGGGACAAAAAAGATATAGTCAGCGATAAAGAACTGAAACGTACTGAAGAAGTATATAAAATTCAGGGAAACCGGAACCCATTTATCGACTACCCCGAACTGGTTGATTATATCTGGGGAGATAAAACAGATCAGGTATTTCCGTTCCCTGAAATTACCGAGCCTACTATTATTACTCCGAGAACAGGAAAAGAAATCGATTTCGGACTATTGCTCAAAGGTAACAGCAAACAGCTGTCATTAGATATTCAAGCTCTTTGTCTGACTTCTCCCCTTCATCTGGAATGGAAAAATGCAACCGAACGACTCTCTCTTTCAAAAAATGAAATTCCGGTAAACGAGGCTTCTGCCGGGACCAGCGTCGTTATAACGTATTCGGCCGTAGAAGACGGATATAATACCGATACATTACTCATCAGTAGCGATGGCATAGCCACTCCCGTAATGGTAAAAATACAGAGTGGGTGCAGTTCCGATTTTATGGTATTACCCGTAGAAAAAATATCGGCAACAGATGCTACTCTTACCTGGATGAACCATCCTGAGGCTACCCAATACAGTGTAGACGTATATCAGGGAAACCTACAATCGGGAGATTTAATGATCTCATCTTATATCGAAGGCAGCAGTAACAATAAAGCAATAGAAATATATAACGGAACCGGAGAAGATGTAAACTTGTCGAAATACAGTCTGCGAAAACAGACCAACGGTGACGGGGAATTCCTCGCTGAATATAAAATGACCGGTATTTTGGCCGACGGGCAATCTTATCTGCTTGTTGCCGCGAATTGCAGTAACGAAGCATTACTTTCTCAAAGCGACGTACTGGTTCCTTCGACCAATTCCAGTCCCCTCTCATTTAACGGAAACGATGCAGTTGGTCTTTATCATAACGGCATACTTATCGATATGGTGGGTATCGTCGATGGGGGCAACGATAATTATTGGGGACAGGATGTCACTCTTACCCGAAAACAAGAAATAACAATGCCATCGATAAAATACATTGAAAGCGAATGGGATAGTTATCCGGTCGATTATTTCGATGCGATCGGAACCCATAAAATTACATTCGACCAAGATCAGCATTTTATTTTACAAGGAAGTAAGAGCGTAAGTAACCAAATAAATATAAAAAACCTCGAACCGCTACAGCAATACAGTTTCAAGGTAAGCGCTATCACACCCTCAGGCAATATCCTTTCAGAAAATTCAGTACGATTCACAACATCGCCTCTATCTGCACCGGAAGCTCTCGAAGCGACCGGCATCGCCTCCGATTCTTTTAAGGCAAACTGGGATCCGACCCCGGAAACCGACGAATACCGAATCGATCTGTTTACACTGACAGGAAATGGAGAAAAAACGGATGAATATGATTTCAATACAGTTGTAAACGGAAAACCCCTTCCCGAAGGTTGGACCGGAACCGTTAGCGGGAGTTATACTTCGACAACCAATTCGGGAAAATCTCCAAACTCATTGGGGTTCAAGAATGACACCGAATATATACAAAGTACCGAATACGCAAGTCCGATTAGCAAATTATCGTTCTTCTATGGATTTGTTTCGGCAGGAGAAGGATCGCATTTTACTGTAGAACTTCTGAAAAATAACGCCTGGACACTGGTTGAAACCGTGCAATACGAAACCGGTAAAAAAACTTGGGAACAATCTTTTACAGAAGAAGAAAATGTAAAAGCATTCAGAATCACTTACTACAAAACCAAAGGAAATTTTTTCATCGATGACGTATCGGTAACTTACGGAAATTCCCAGTTGAACTATATTGTCGAAAAACTACCTGTTACAGGAAATAACTATTCCTTCACCGGACTAAATGAAAAGACAACTTATTATTATCGTGTATTCGCAGCTTCAGGTGATCTCTTGTCAGAAGCCAGTGAAACGATTTCGGTAACGACTACCGACGCATCGGGTATCGAAACCGATATACTCGGAAATTCCGTTATCTATACATACGGCGGAAACATAATCATCGACGGATTGCAAGGAAATGAACACATCACGATCTTCAACCTTTCGGGAAATCTTATTACAAATATATCTGCCGGTAATATTCAAGTAAAATACACGGTAAATACTCCGGGGATTTATCTCGTACGCATACAATCGGGCAAACAATGTATAACACGCAAAGTAGCCATATCGGGAATTAATTGA
- a CDS encoding OmpH family outer membrane protein gives MKIATHLMHSAVAVAVVLSFAQCKQEKAADDKAETTANVEKVASNGLSVAYINVDSVLQKYEYAKFLNERLIRKAEDARASFNEKARDLQRDGEDFQRKYKNNAFLSQERFEQEQQRLAKKQNDLQALGERLEKENIQEQQNMLSQMNDSIMTFIKEYNQTKKYDVILNNLSTLYINPSFDITNEVIVMLNKRYNAAKK, from the coding sequence ATGAAAATTGCTACTCATTTGATGCATTCGGCTGTCGCTGTTGCCGTTGTATTATCTTTTGCCCAGTGCAAACAAGAAAAGGCTGCGGATGATAAAGCAGAAACCACCGCTAATGTCGAAAAAGTTGCGTCAAACGGACTCTCTGTCGCATATATCAATGTCGATTCGGTATTGCAAAAGTATGAATATGCTAAATTCCTTAATGAAAGACTTATCCGTAAAGCAGAAGATGCCCGGGCGAGCTTTAATGAAAAGGCTCGTGACTTGCAACGTGACGGAGAAGATTTTCAGCGTAAATATAAAAATAATGCGTTTTTATCTCAAGAACGCTTCGAGCAGGAACAGCAACGGTTAGCGAAAAAACAGAACGATTTGCAAGCTTTGGGCGAACGACTCGAAAAAGAAAATATACAAGAGCAGCAAAATATGCTTTCTCAAATGAATGATTCCATCATGACTTTTATCAAAGAGTATAATCAGACTAAGAAATACGATGTGATTCTGAATAATCTGAGTACGCTATATATTAATCCTTCATTCGATATTACCAATGAAGTGATCGTAATGTTGAATAAACGTTATAACGCTGCCAAGAAATAA
- a CDS encoding carbohydrate binding domain-containing protein — protein sequence MKAMKALFLFTLFFSLALHVESQNIIHNGGFEDTPSTYTILLHDAYFIPRVKGFFEKKTETSNPPIETNKTETGKWYKKASNTGYIIAEIQDKEKASGEYSLYLRNSPHMNQDNPKWYQCVLIQPVSLENDSQYRLTFKAKKENDPENHITKLTAVITDESSKINYTIFIKLKDNDEWNDYSVLFDLKNFKERQLSKKENENKTFDYRNGIIGISANPETSNHKTLLSSIFLDDISLEKIQ from the coding sequence ATGAAAGCTATGAAAGCATTGTTTCTATTCACATTATTTTTTTCTTTGGCACTACATGTCGAATCACAAAATATTATTCATAACGGTGGATTTGAAGATACCCCGTCGACATATACGATATTGCTACACGATGCATATTTTATACCTCGTGTAAAGGGATTTTTCGAAAAGAAAACAGAAACCTCTAATCCCCCGATAGAAACAAATAAAACAGAAACCGGGAAATGGTACAAAAAAGCTTCGAATACAGGTTATATCATTGCCGAAATACAAGATAAAGAAAAAGCCTCGGGCGAATATTCTCTTTATTTACGCAATTCCCCACATATGAACCAAGATAATCCCAAATGGTATCAGTGCGTGCTTATACAACCGGTTTCTCTCGAAAACGATTCTCAATACCGTCTTACCTTTAAAGCTAAAAAAGAAAACGATCCCGAAAATCATATCACAAAGCTTACTGCTGTTATTACCGATGAATCTTCAAAAATAAATTATACGATATTTATTAAACTAAAAGACAATGACGAATGGAACGACTACTCGGTTCTTTTCGATTTAAAAAATTTCAAAGAAAGGCAACTAAGTAAAAAAGAAAATGAAAATAAGACATTCGATTATAGAAACGGGATTATCGGTATCTCGGCTAATCCCGAAACAAGCAACCATAAAACATTGTTGAGCAGCATCTTTTTAGACGATATCTCATTAGAGAAAATACAATAA
- a CDS encoding HD family phosphohydrolase produces the protein MEVKKKYKFISRKALFQTLFFIGAVLLTIYFYPREEKFRYHFQEGKPWKYGLLTASFDFPIYKSRDQVKREQDSILKTLQPYITYNPEIGKKQVERFQSAYHTSLKNKLSVSLYNNIFNAIQEVYKQGIIAPSVYDSLQKIPGLQVRIIENNIAKTYPAQNLLTPRAAYEEILAKLPDDGSRSSLYDYNLHTYLSENMTFDRETTNKIKNELLQRISLSSGVVQAGERIVDRGEIISPHTYRILKSLESVTLKKTVNLEHRETTLLGEAIVITCLFSFFYLFLALFRPHIFNDLRSLGFLLLMIVSVTLTAYFLTQMKLLGIYLVPFAILPIIVVTFLDSRIALYAHLITVLLCAFAAPFSLEFIFLQIIVGMTAIDSLSELVKRSQLVRCAFLVFMAYSISYVGYTLLSEGDWTKINWNMFLYFGGSSALLLFAYLLIYLLEKTFGFISNVTLVELSDINSPILRQLSEICPGTFQHSMQVANLASEAANKIGAKAQLVRTGALYHDIGKLGNPAFFTENQSGVNPHQTISYEQSAKIIIQHITDGLKMADKLMLPQAIKDFIATHHGKSKTKYFYNSYKNEFPDYPINEASFTYPGPNPFTKETAILMMADSVEAASRSLKEYTEESISKLVNHIIDSQIADGLMKNAPISFRDVEIIKNVFIEKLKTMYHTRISYPELKQEEKNPGFTDKANTKE, from the coding sequence ATGGAAGTAAAGAAAAAATATAAATTCATTTCGAGGAAAGCCCTATTTCAGACCTTATTTTTTATAGGGGCAGTATTACTCACCATTTATTTTTATCCGAGAGAAGAAAAATTCCGTTACCATTTTCAGGAAGGGAAACCATGGAAATACGGACTATTGACAGCTTCTTTCGATTTTCCTATTTATAAAAGCAGAGATCAGGTAAAAAGGGAACAAGATAGCATCTTAAAAACCTTACAACCTTATATAACTTACAATCCCGAGATCGGGAAAAAACAAGTAGAACGGTTTCAGTCGGCCTATCATACCTCTCTGAAAAACAAACTTTCCGTTTCTTTATATAATAACATTTTCAATGCAATACAAGAAGTTTACAAACAAGGAATCATCGCGCCTTCAGTATATGATTCGTTGCAAAAAATACCTGGATTACAAGTAAGGATCATCGAAAACAATATTGCCAAAACATATCCTGCTCAAAATTTACTTACGCCTCGAGCCGCATACGAAGAAATCCTGGCAAAACTTCCTGACGACGGAAGTCGCAGCTCGCTTTACGACTATAATCTGCATACTTACCTGAGCGAAAATATGACATTCGACAGAGAGACGACTAACAAAATAAAAAACGAACTACTGCAACGAATTTCACTATCATCGGGTGTCGTACAAGCGGGTGAACGCATTGTCGACCGAGGTGAAATAATTTCACCGCATACATATCGCATTTTAAAATCACTCGAAAGCGTTACTTTAAAGAAAACGGTAAATCTCGAACACCGGGAAACTACACTTTTAGGAGAAGCGATCGTAATTACCTGTCTGTTTTCATTTTTCTATCTATTTCTGGCATTATTCAGACCTCATATCTTCAACGACCTGCGAAGCCTGGGATTTCTGTTGCTTATGATAGTAAGTGTTACGCTGACTGCCTATTTCCTTACCCAAATGAAATTACTAGGAATCTATCTGGTTCCATTCGCAATTCTACCGATCATTGTAGTCACCTTCCTCGATTCCCGTATCGCTTTATATGCACATCTCATTACAGTACTGTTGTGTGCGTTCGCCGCCCCATTTTCCCTCGAATTTATTTTTCTTCAGATTATTGTCGGTATGACGGCGATCGACAGTTTGAGCGAATTGGTTAAACGATCACAACTCGTACGCTGCGCATTTCTCGTATTTATGGCATACAGTATCAGTTACGTAGGATATACTTTACTTTCAGAAGGAGACTGGACAAAAATAAACTGGAATATGTTCCTCTATTTCGGAGGAAGCAGTGCATTATTATTATTTGCATACCTACTTATTTACCTACTCGAAAAAACATTCGGTTTTATTTCGAATGTTACTTTGGTCGAACTATCGGATATCAACTCTCCCATCCTGCGACAATTGTCCGAGATTTGTCCGGGAACCTTCCAGCATTCTATGCAAGTCGCAAATCTGGCCTCCGAAGCAGCCAACAAAATAGGGGCAAAAGCACAACTGGTAAGAACCGGCGCTTTATATCACGACATCGGCAAATTAGGAAACCCCGCATTTTTCACTGAAAATCAGTCGGGAGTCAATCCTCACCAAACCATCTCTTATGAGCAAAGTGCAAAAATTATCATACAACATATTACCGATGGGTTAAAGATGGCCGATAAGCTGATGCTTCCACAAGCAATAAAAGATTTTATCGCTACACATCACGGTAAAAGCAAAACAAAATACTTTTATAATTCATACAAAAATGAATTCCCCGATTACCCCATCAACGAAGCATCTTTTACTTATCCGGGGCCTAACCCATTTACCAAAGAAACAGCCATACTCATGATGGCTGATTCGGTAGAAGCCGCATCCCGAAGTTTAAAAGAATATACCGAAGAATCTATATCTAAACTGGTAAACCACATCATCGACAGTCAGATTGCCGACGGGCTGATGAAAAACGCCCCTATCAGTTTCAGAGATGTAGAAATCATCAAAAACGTATTTATCGAAAAACTAAAAACGATGTATCACACCCGTATCAGTTACCCCGAGTTGAAACAAGAAGAAAAAAATCCCGGCTTTACTGATAAAGCGAACACAAAAGAATAA
- a CDS encoding RelA/SpoT family protein encodes MSEPSNIEKAENEMIEREFQALLTDYLKSNHRKKTDIIERAFRFANEAHKGIRRRSGEPYILHPIAVARIACKEIGLGSTSICSALLHDVVEDTEYTVEDIENLFGRKIAQIVAGLTKISGGIFGDQASAQAENFRKLLLTMSEDIRVILIKMADRLHNMRTLGSMLPSKQYKIAGETLYIYAPLAHRLGLFAIKTELEDLSFKYEHPDAYNEISQKIAETEANRQAIYKDFAAPIVKKLKETGLKFEMKARVKSVYSIWNKMQSKNIPFEEVYDLYAVRIIFDPDKDEDEKKECWNIYSIITDIYKLHPERIRDWVSRPKANGYRALHVTVMGPDGNWIEVQIRSRKMDDIAERGFAAHWKYKVGESDEESELDIWLKTIKEILENPEPNALDFLDTIKLNLFASEIFVFTPKGELKTLPKDATALDFAFTLHSDMGYHCIAAKVNHKLVPISQKLQSGDQVEILTSRSQSPKPEWVQFVTTAKAKTRLQAALRKDRKAIIAKGEEIFKNFLKENNFAESLQNIDKLLNHYRIDKKDELFYRLGENEISLNENTKKLLKEKNQNVFMKYLRIPFGGNNKTPQTIEKGDTCPTEKIDRKATYLLKDDGNHKNYSLATCCHPIPGDDVLGYVNENEQVIVHKRSCPVAMRLKSSFGSRLVSTQWDNNIIESFPATIQIKGIDHVGVLNQITQIISTDLAVNIRNLSIDAKDGLFTGTLSVLVHDAKDVERLCNDIKKVKEVKSAIRIDN; translated from the coding sequence ATGAGTGAACCAAGCAATATAGAAAAAGCGGAAAACGAAATGATCGAAAGGGAATTTCAGGCTTTACTGACTGATTACCTGAAATCGAACCACCGCAAAAAGACCGACATAATCGAACGGGCTTTCCGTTTTGCCAACGAGGCCCACAAGGGCATTCGGCGTCGTTCGGGCGAACCGTACATATTGCATCCGATTGCCGTAGCCCGTATTGCCTGCAAAGAGATAGGACTGGGTTCCACATCGATTTGTTCGGCTTTGCTGCATGACGTAGTAGAAGATACCGAATATACAGTAGAGGATATAGAAAATCTTTTCGGACGAAAAATTGCACAAATTGTTGCCGGTCTTACTAAAATATCGGGAGGTATTTTCGGAGATCAAGCCTCTGCTCAAGCCGAGAATTTCAGAAAACTCTTACTCACTATGTCCGAAGACATACGTGTGATTCTGATAAAAATGGCCGACCGTCTGCACAATATGCGCACCTTAGGTTCTATGCTACCCAGCAAACAGTACAAAATCGCCGGAGAAACACTGTATATTTATGCTCCTCTCGCCCATCGCTTGGGATTATTCGCAATAAAAACCGAACTGGAAGATTTGAGTTTTAAATACGAGCATCCCGACGCATATAATGAGATCAGCCAAAAAATAGCCGAAACCGAAGCAAACCGTCAGGCTATCTATAAAGATTTTGCTGCGCCAATCGTAAAAAAATTAAAAGAGACCGGCCTTAAATTCGAAATGAAAGCCCGGGTTAAATCGGTATATTCTATCTGGAATAAGATGCAAAGTAAGAATATACCGTTTGAAGAAGTCTACGATTTATATGCGGTACGCATTATTTTCGATCCCGATAAAGACGAAGACGAAAAAAAAGAATGCTGGAATATTTATTCGATCATTACCGATATATATAAACTGCATCCCGAACGTATACGGGATTGGGTTAGCCGTCCGAAAGCAAACGGCTACCGGGCTTTACATGTTACGGTAATGGGACCCGATGGAAACTGGATCGAAGTACAAATACGCAGCCGCAAAATGGACGACATTGCCGAAAGAGGTTTTGCCGCCCATTGGAAATACAAAGTCGGCGAATCGGATGAAGAATCGGAACTCGATATCTGGCTGAAAACAATTAAAGAAATTCTTGAAAATCCGGAACCTAACGCCCTCGATTTTCTCGATACGATAAAACTAAACCTTTTCGCTTCCGAAATATTCGTATTTACACCGAAAGGAGAACTAAAAACATTACCCAAAGACGCCACTGCACTCGATTTTGCATTTACCCTGCACTCGGATATGGGATACCACTGTATTGCCGCCAAAGTAAACCACAAACTCGTGCCTATCAGTCAAAAACTGCAAAGCGGCGACCAGGTAGAAATTCTTACCTCACGATCTCAGTCGCCTAAACCCGAATGGGTGCAATTCGTGACTACGGCAAAAGCGAAAACAAGACTTCAGGCTGCTTTACGCAAAGACCGCAAAGCGATCATTGCTAAAGGAGAGGAGATATTTAAAAACTTCCTGAAAGAAAACAACTTTGCTGAAAGTCTGCAAAACATCGATAAATTACTGAACCATTACCGCATCGACAAAAAAGATGAACTCTTTTATCGATTAGGTGAAAATGAAATCTCTCTGAACGAAAATACCAAGAAACTACTGAAAGAAAAAAATCAGAATGTTTTCATGAAATATTTGCGAATTCCGTTCGGAGGTAACAACAAAACACCACAAACGATCGAAAAAGGGGATACCTGCCCTACTGAAAAAATCGATCGCAAAGCAACTTATCTCCTTAAAGATGACGGGAATCACAAAAATTATTCACTGGCCACCTGTTGTCATCCCATTCCCGGAGACGATGTTCTCGGCTACGTGAACGAAAACGAACAAGTCATCGTACACAAACGGTCATGCCCCGTAGCCATGCGACTGAAAAGCAGTTTCGGTTCCAGACTGGTTTCTACACAATGGGACAATAACATAATAGAATCTTTCCCTGCAACAATCCAGATAAAAGGGATCGACCATGTAGGAGTCCTCAATCAGATTACACAAATTATTTCTACCGACCTGGCTGTAAATATACGGAACCTGTCGATAGATGCCAAAGACGGTCTTTTTACCGGAACGCTAAGTGTACTGGTACATGATGCAAAAGATGTAGAACGTCTCTGCAACGATATTAAAAAGGTAAAAGAAGTTAAATCGGCAATACGCATCGACAATTAA